The genomic DNA ACAGTCCACTGGGCTTGATTCTCTTCAcgtagagagaaagtaaggtggcCAAGCAATTAGAAAGGTAGTGGTTAACaagttatgaaataataaaaacaCGTGCAAAAGATCAATTTCATGTTGCTCTCTACTCCCCGAGGAAGTATTGGGAGTGAGCATGGGTGTCACGACAattcaataaaattttatatacgaTGAAAAGTAAGCTGCAGTACATTTGAAATACAAATAACTTAAAATGAGATTTTGATAGGGAGTTTACCATAATCTTTCTTCCACTCCTTTAAGGTATAAAAATACATTCTAAATAGAAAAATAGAGGGCTCACTTCTTTTGAAATACTTGAATCCATATTTGAGGATCTCAtatactaacttaagcatcgaaggagTCGAGGTGGGAAACCCCCTACCACTGACCACTTGTGTAGGTCCTCAACACATCTAAGAAGCATTTTGGGTGAGGTCGAATACTCCAAAGTATGAACAAGCCACACCTCGGGATGATCCTAAGCTCCCTTCAATAGACAAGCCGCACCATCGGACGATTGTAGGACCATCATTGTGAGCCAGTAACACATCGGGAATCCACCTGCCATCTCAATTTCTTGTTACGATGGGTCACACCCTCACCCCAAGGGGTCCCCTCTAATAGATCTTGGATCAAATTAGACCATATTGGCTCCCTAGTTAATAACACCAAGACAACAATATTTTGACTCAAGACAAAATATGACCTATCatattggtgctagaaggagggcatgaATGTCACGAGAACATATATTTATGACTCCTTCCAACAAACACCCTAACAAGGAGGTGCTCCCTCTAACACTTCACTCCTTCAAACAAGGACACCTTCCCTACACTGCTTTTTACAGACAGGAAGACATCTCCACTTTAGCACAAATTACTGAGATTCACCATAATAGAGACGGTACGTATGACTCGATGTTATCCATGGGGATTACAGGCTAAGCCCACGCTTACCTAAGAAGATGAACTTCGGGAGGATCACTGCAAGCGCAAGCTCATGCCTAATTCAAGAAGACTTCCCGGATAGACATGAGACGAGTATTCGTAGATTGCCTCACCTGAGAAGAGAAGCCACATTACCTTGAGATTATGCAATAGAAGGCTCTACCTAATGATATGTATCATTAACACAAACAGATTAGGCTCTAAAGCGATACTCAATTAGAGCAGAAAAGCCTTCATAACTTGAGGCAATCGAAAAAGAGAGAAGCAGTATACTGAATCTCACATCAATCGGAGACCTGACTGAACCCTTCAAAAACTTGATACAAAAAAGACAAGAGGATAAGATTAGTCAAGAGCGTGTGTCGAAAGGGGCCAACGCTTCAAGGGTGTTGAGATCTTCAAGCAGTAGAGTGAAAGGATTCATCCTTGACACTCATTTTTTAGTACTTAGCCTTAAAGCTCCCCATAAGCAATGAGGTACCCAATCAATACGAAACTCTCCCGATCTCAATAGGCCCCATCAGAACTCCTCTGTCACTTATATGTCATGATTACTCCACCGCTTAGTGTATTATGTCAGTGGTCCTACTCAAGAGCTCTTGAGCCTCCTTCCTGGTGGCCAATCAACTTATCAGAGTACATCTACAGATTGTCCTCCAATCTATCACGAATGAGTTATCGCACACTCgcaaacaacttcgttcaacgaaccgttcgttacATTTgtgcatgcttgaacagagatATAACAGcttgttttgccttagttttttTATGTTTTACTTATAAAATATATGTTCGAATAGGTTACAGTGGCATAGTCTGACCGCTCACCACGCCAAGCACAAAGAAGCCCCAAAATGCTGGCTCCATTTTCACGTGACGCGGGCTTGATTTTTGTAGCGAGCTGTAGCACGCAAAAACATTAGCCATCTCACTCCTGAACACCCGGTGGAACAGGGCCTGGAGTGGGGCTGCAGGCTAGTATGGGGCTTAGGTATATTATCTGGCATGACAATCTTGCCAGTTGGTGTTCACTTGATAGGAACTTGCATCTGTGCTCGACAATCGTTGAGAAGTTGTTTGTAGACTTGCAACTATTTTGTTCTACCTtcttaaagtccttgttttcctctttCCTCGCTTTTcatcgccctagtcaggaggtgcaaccgcctgatcccggaatttcaggatttgatcgttttgagctccaaaattgaactgggttggggcctataaataccccacccattcagcaatgaaaaaatacagacctacaccgaattcttgatcttttctgtgattctaagagctcaaatttgtgtaaagtccaaaagttctcctctttctgttcttcaagtcttgagttgtaaagagaggagagaaaggttctgtaagggttgtctcctgagcccgtcaaaaggagtgaaattgtaaaagggcagttggccttcgcctattgaaggaaggcttctagttgacgtcggtaacctcgtcggtggaggaagccaaaagtggagtaggtcaagattgaccgaaccactctaaatctctggtttgcttttattttgagcactttatcattactgcaaacctcctacataactattgctctatgcgcttttatgaacaagtttttaagttctGATCTTAATGATATGATAGGCATCAATATATGATTAATTCATGTTGATTATGAATCATTTATTGTGAGTATATTTCTGACAATATATAATCTATTAATCTTGTTAGTTGATGTCCTATTGATCCATGTTGTAATTACTCGTATTTATTAATATGAGATCAAAATATTGCTACATGCTTCTTTTGAACTCTAGCTTATTCCCTACTTGGTAtttatgcttaaaaaaaaaacagtttTGTTTGAAGATAGCATCGTATGGAGAGCAAACGCTAGAGAATTATTCGAGATGAAGAtagattttataattataaatatattaatttataataaaaaaatactattatataAGAGGAGATTTTGTTTCTGCGTCGATCGATCTACATGAAACCTGAGTTAGATGATTCGGAATTTGACAATGGTCCTACAGTATTTTAGGCAAGGCATCTGACTTCAActccagctgctgctgctgctcctgcaAAATATATCTCGTAGAAGCATGGTTCACTTAactctggctgcggctgcggctgcggcgtccTGCAGAATATATTTGGGATTAACACGAACGAGATTCTAAATTACGTTATCATACACGAGGGACAAGCAGGAGTCCTATATCAAGCGATAATAAAGATCTGGTCATACACCCGTTAGCGTAAGGAGAGTCCGACGACGATATGCAGGTGACCGACTGTTGCTCTCGTCAGGACGAAATGAATAGCTACAGCATCCATCTAAAATCAATGACGATGCAGTTTTCCAAGGATCCACATAACCATATCCTGTTCTGTGCTACTTGGTCAAGGCAATCCTATCTCAGATGACACGCCTGTTAGCATGAGGAGAATCTTCACGAGGATCGACTGAGGCGAATAGCTTCGACGAGGATCAGGAGATCTTCTACCTCGCGGACTGCAACTCCTGGCGACACAAAAGATGTTCCACATTTTAGAAGTAACGAGGAATGATACATATCACCCGACCCTACATGTTTCTCTggtgttattctcttcctactttgCAACAACTTCAAGTCCAAGTAAAAAACATCATCAATTTGCCGCTGCTATTTCTACAACCAGAAGAGAAAAGATTCATGACATTCTTATGCTTCTATTTCTAATATTCATCGTTTAATTTGGTAGGATGTTcttaataaagaaaatatttggatGCGACATGATTGTGCTTGTTACTGTACATGTTATCATACCACATGTCAGTAGGTCGGCATATATTGAACCATATAGGTCTGATCGAGGACCAGCACAGATCCAGTATGCAAAATGAAAAACCATGATTGAGAGTGCCCGGATGATGATCAAGATGTCTTCTCATAAACAACATATTTTATTTCAATCTCCCCCCCCCCCATTACATCTGCAATCTTAATGAAAATCACCCATACAGATGGTAAATAATTCCTTCAACCAAACTTCTTCCAAGAGGTTTTGGAACAAAATATCTAGTAGTGGTCTTtcacaaaatatatatacatatacagtaAGAATCTGGTGTTTATTACAAAGAAATGTTACATTTGTCCAGTAATATTCAGACTGATTCTATCTTGACTTGAAAACAAGCATATGCACGGGAGAGGCCAAAAACATAAACATTTTACAGCATTTAATGGTCCTTGCATCAACAAATCTTCTTAACCAAAATCTTACACCCGATGGTGAACACAAGGCAACATTTTACAGCATTTAATTTCCAGCCATCTATAGCCCTAATTGCTGAAGGTGGCTCTGAAATCTTCTTATGCTTAAGACTGTCGGGTGGTCCCTTCTCTCAGTATATGCTAGCTAGAGAGAGTGCAAATCTCAAACAGCATATGAACAAATAACAGGCAACATCTGTGAGATTTCGGCTGTCATCAGCCTGAAGGAGGTAAATCATATTGGTCCCTTCTCTCAGCATATGCTAGCAAGAGAGACTGCAAATCTCAAACAGCATTTGAACACCTAACAGGCAACATCCATAAGAACTGATATTTCGACTGCCATCCAAATTGAGAAAGAAAATACAAGGTATGCTCCAGACAGTAGATTGTGTACACTCATTTGCCTGGAGGTAAATCATATTCGGGTCCCTTCTCTTGACATATGCTAGCTAGAGAGATTGCAAATCTCAAACAGCATATGAACACCAAACAGGCAACATCCGTAAGAACTGATATTTCGACTGCCATCCAAattgagaaagaaaaaataaggtATGCTCCAGACACTAGATTGTGTACTTCTTTTGCCTGAAGAAGGTAAATCATATTCGGTCTCTCTTTTGATTTAACCATCCATTCTTTGGGGAAGATATTCTCCCATAACCTGCTTGCCTCATCATCTCTGCAAGAAAAAAGGGTAATGGTCCACTTATAATGCCAAATAAATCCAGATAATAAAGATGGGGATCATATAAAGTACCTCTTTCCCTCTCAAGTTCTTGATCCAGCTCTTCTTTCCATTTCCTCCGTCTCTCCGAAAATTTGTCACTGTTGAGAACATGCTTCTCATTTTAGGAATTTGGTAGCCTAGGAAGTCAATCTAGTGCTAAACAGCTAATTTTAGACCATCTAATTCAGAATTCTTAACAGAAGGCAACACATATGAGATAATTTTCAACAGAAGTGTCTTTATCAAACCTTGGGCAATTTGGTTCCTGTTGAGCATCTTGAAGAAGACCTCCCCTTTCATTAAACTTAGGTGAAATTTCTCTTAGGACTTGATCATTCTCTTCCCCACTATTTGAGACTCGTCTGCTGCAATTTTCAGGACTCACCCTATTAGCTGTGCCAACAAGTGGAACAGTCTTCCCGCTTATATTCTTGTTGGGTGAAGTCTTGATCTTGGGaggaaattttaaatttttggtcATATTTTCCTCACTTTTCTTTCCAGCACATGTCTCATTGTTGTTATTTAGGCTATTAATGAACTCCTGGAAGAGAGGTGTCTGCAACTTCTTCAGATCAAGGGCCTGTCCTCGTGAAAAGAAAATGTTCTCGATTATAAATCTCATCAAGTAAGACATGTGAAGCCATTTTCATGACCAAATGAGACCAAGAAGATGGAAAATCAAGATTAACTTTAAATCTATTATccacaaaagaaaagagaatgcAAGAGAAATAAACAGGTTACTAAGTGTCTACCTTCTCATCCAGAAAAGCTCTTATTTTTGACTCTGTaacttcatcatcatcttcaggAACTAACTTGCAAGGAAATGTAAAATCCTTTTCCCCTTTTCTAGTGCATGAAACATCGATGAAAGATTCACTTAAGTCATTGAAGTCCATTTTTTTGTGCTTTAAATTGATATCAAACTCATTTGACCAGTCATCAAAGGGCTCAGATATTGGGTTGAAACTCTGGAGAATCAAAGCACCAAAGTTACCAACAAATACCAATAGATACTATCTTAATTATATGTAAGCATTTTATAATATCTCTCACATGACTCTAAATTGCGACTTACTGATCCAACAACTGGAAAATCATCTTTATCGTCCAACCGGCACATATCACTACTAGTACTCATGTCCCATATTGGTCTCACAGAAGATAGCTTTCCACGAAAGAAAGTAGAGCATCTTCCGCTGCTGCTACCACTACCACAGCCACCTATGTCCAATCCCTCACAACAAGTTCTGTTGTCAACCACTAGAGTATTGCTGCAATAGAGCCTCTCCAAAGTCAAATATTGAAATTAACTGGTAGTCTAAAAGAAATTAGTGCTTGCTTACATGCTTTTCATGTACAATTTCGATGGCAGGGCTGCATCTTTTGTGGATTCCTGATATGGCAAGTGTGTCAGGGAAGAAATATTGTAAAAGCGGTAGGACATGAACTTTTTAAGATGACTAGCTTCCACATGGAGTGAACTAACCGCAAGTGCAGAGTGGTGTATTGGATGCATATCCTGAAATTCCTTGGTAACAAAAGCATGCTGCATGAAAGTTTTAATAGAAGTAAATAACATATGTGATAACAAATGATAACTTCAGGATCAACAGTACCTGGAGCAAATCAGATGAAGTGGGCCTCAGATTTGGTTCCCtgtaaaaaattacatgttagacTCCCAGAAATCTGGCAAGGAGCACAAGAGAAGTAAAAaaaccaagcaaagaagaaaaatgCACGAGCTAGGAGTCTTGAAAAAGATGTATATTTTTAAGGCATTCACATGCCCAATTGTCAATACTAGTAGCTTGTTAATCCAGTAAATGtacttgaaaatagttttcatgtcactctttttctttgaatttttttaatatttatatttttgcaGCTTTAACAAATTATTAGCACACAATTAATGTAATGAGAATTTTGCAGTCTTCACATGGCAGCCTGTGGAGATCCTTGGTTTTTGCAACAAGTTCACTATGAACCAAAATTAACTTTGTTTCCATCTGGTATTCGACAGGCATTAACAGAGAAGAGTCTAATTATGCACAAATTAGTCTGGTTGACCAATTTCCCCTGGAGCAGCATCAAGAAAATAACTTTGAAGAATAACTCCAGAAAATAAATGGAATAAAAATGCCAAACCATCAAGAATGCAAAAAGAAAGAGCGTACTTCTGTAAGCATTTCAAAAGAAAATCCTTTGCCTCCAAAGAAAGATGTTCTGGTATAGGAGGATGCGATTTGGTTGTTCCAATGTGGAAAAGAGCAGCAACCTGGATCATAATTCAGTTTTTACCAGAGAAGGAATGGTAAAGGTATAATTGGGCAGTTTATGCACCCAATCAAATTTCATCAGGACAGTGGGAAAAGCGTACCTCTTGATATTGCTGACTCCAGGGAGGCTTACCTGTAGCCATCTCTATGACAGTGCAACCAACACTCCATATATCAGCTGAGCTGAGAAAGTTGATAATCTTTCAGAAATTATATCTAATCCAAGCACAAGTGCATCATTATAGGGAAAAGAGTAACGGAAGTTCAAATTAGCAATCACAATGCTGTTCATGTTGGTAAATGGGATCATATCCCTAGAAAACACATGCTTGCAATTACATCTGAAAAGGcagagaaaattataaaaaagtaCAGGAATAGGAATAA from Musa acuminata AAA Group cultivar baxijiao unplaced genomic scaffold, Cavendish_Baxijiao_AAA HiC_scaffold_1118, whole genome shotgun sequence includes the following:
- the LOC103998385 gene encoding mitogen-activated protein kinase kinase kinase NPK1-like gives rise to the protein MQGLFGSVRRSLVFHPSPDRIEDGGGGGRRIAERIGSCLRKSRIGLGLGFGGSTPKLPPPVPPHRVPADDIPPIRWRKGELIGCGAFGHVYMGMNLDSGELLAVKQVLMGTSGASKEKAQAHIKELEEEVNLLRNLSHPNIVRYLGTAREDETLNILLEFVPGGSISSLLGKFGSFPEAVIRMYTKQLLQGLEYLHQNGIIHRDIKGANILVDNKGCIKLADFGASKQVAKLATMNAAKSMKGTPYWMAPEVILQTGHSFSADIWSVGCTVIEMATGKPPWSQQYQEVAALFHIGTTKSHPPIPEHLSLEAKDFLLKCLQKEPNLRPTSSDLLQHAFVTKEFQDMHPIHHSALAESTKDAALPSKLYMKSINTLVVDNRTCCEGLDIGGCGSGSSSGRCSTFFRGKLSSVRPIWDMSTSSDMCRLDDKDDFPVVGSSFNPISEPFDDWSNEFDINLKHKKMDFNDLSESFIDVSCTRKGEKDFTFPCKLVPEDDDEVTESKIRAFLDEKALDLKKLQTPLFQEFINSLNNNNETCAGKKSEENMTKNLKFPPKIKTSPNKNISGKTVPLVGTANRVSPENCSRRVSNSGEENDQVLREISPKFNERGGLLQDAQQEPNCPSDKFSERRRKWKEELDQELEREREMMRQAGYGRISSPKNGWLNQKRDRI